A genomic region of Gallus gallus isolate bGalGal1 chromosome 19, bGalGal1.mat.broiler.GRCg7b, whole genome shotgun sequence contains the following coding sequences:
- the CCL5 gene encoding C-C motif chemokine 5 precursor: MMTAVAVSLSILLVAALFPQASSSPFGADTTVCCFNYSVRKLPQNHVKDYFYTSSKCPQAAVVFITRKGRQVCANPDARWVKEYINFLELQ, from the exons ATGATGACTGCCGTAGCTGTGTCCCTCTCCATCCTCCTGGTTGCTGCCCTCTTCCCTCAAGCCTCTTCATCTCCGT TTGGGGCTGATACAACCGTGTGCTGCTTCAACTATAGTGTACGGAAGCTGCCCCAGAATCATGTGAAGGATTATTTCTACACCAGCAGCAAATGCCCACAGGCAGCAGTTGT GTTCATCACCAGGAAGGGGCGGCAGGTCTGCGCAAACCCTGACGCCCGGTGGGTGAAGGAATACATCAACTTCCTGGAGCTGCAGTGA
- the CCL5 gene encoding C-C motif chemokine 5 isoform X1 — MAGSHIEAEMEKASFKVGADTTVCCFNYSVRKLPQNHVKDYFYTSSKCPQAAVVFITRKGRQVCANPDARWVKEYINFLELQ, encoded by the exons ATGGCAGGCAGTCATATTgaagcagagatggaaaaggcAAGTTTCAAAG TTGGGGCTGATACAACCGTGTGCTGCTTCAACTATAGTGTACGGAAGCTGCCCCAGAATCATGTGAAGGATTATTTCTACACCAGCAGCAAATGCCCACAGGCAGCAGTTGT GTTCATCACCAGGAAGGGGCGGCAGGTCTGCGCAAACCCTGACGCCCGGTGGGTGAAGGAATACATCAACTTCCTGGAGCTGCAGTGA